Within the Polymorphobacter megasporae genome, the region AGCGCATCGAGCGAGGCGAAGGCGGCGGCGATCCAGCCGTTGGTGACGCCGCCGATTCGCAACCCCGGGTCATGCTCGACCCAATACGTCTCGTCGGCGATGCGCTCGGGGTCGCTGCTTAGCCGCCGAGCGCGGATCGCATTATTTGCCTGCGCCGCGCCCGCGCCCGGGGCATAGTCGCCCGCCTTGCCCCGCGCGACTTGGACCGTCGCGATGATGCGCGCGAGCCACGGGCCGACCGGCGTAGCAACGAGCCCAAGCAACGGCGACAGCAGCACCGCGCGGTCGATCGAGCCGGGCTGCGCGCTCAGGTGGCGGAGCAGCAGATGCCCGCCCATCGAATGCGCGACAGCGAAGTGCGGCGACGGCAGGGCATCGCGAAACCATGCGACCTGCTCGCCGAGATCGGCCACGAGCGCGTCGAAGCCGGTCGAGTGCCCCTTGTCCTGCGTGTCGCCGAGCCGCCCCGACAGCCCCTGCCCGCGCCAGTCGAACGCGGCGAGGCCGAACCCGCGGTCGTGCCAGTGCCAATAGCTTTCGGCGTATTTCTCGATGAAGTCGCCGCGCCCGCCGATGAACAGGATCGAGCCCCGCGTCGGTGACGCCGCCGCCCAGATCATCGACCGCAGCCGCCAGCCGTCGCGCATCGGCCGCAGTTCGGTCGCGGCACCGGGGGGAAGTGCGCGACGCCGCGCGAGGTCACTCATTCGGCGGGAGCACCGGCTTCGATCGCGACCATCTCGCCCTCATCCTCGCGCCCGCGCAGCCGCCGTCCCGGAACCGCGAGGGTGACGATGAACGCACCGAGGAACAGGATCGCGCTGATCGGGAACAGCCCGAGGATCGCCGCCGAGAAGCTCG harbors:
- a CDS encoding alpha/beta fold hydrolase; amino-acid sequence: MSDLARRRALPPGAATELRPMRDGWRLRSMIWAAASPTRGSILFIGGRGDFIEKYAESYWHWHDRGFGLAAFDWRGQGLSGRLGDTQDKGHSTGFDALVADLGEQVAWFRDALPSPHFAVAHSMGGHLLLRHLSAQPGSIDRAVLLSPLLGLVATPVGPWLARIIATVQVARGKAGDYAPGAGAAQANNAIRARRLSSDPERIADETYWVEHDPGLRIGGVTNGWIAAAFASLDALTAPGIFEAVTTPLLILTAANDRLVDSAAAARLAKRLPHAQVEPIAGAAHELLREADAIRDPVLARIDGFLA